A portion of the Corynebacterium jeikeium genome contains these proteins:
- a CDS encoding Na+/H+ antiporter subunit E, producing the protein MSKARARVAAKRPPRISILLFLFTLIIWVMLWGEVTFANVLSGILVATLLNLAMPIPPNSALDINFGGMVRLFGSWTIDFVKASISVSWLAIRRADPPPTAIIKVPMRTNDDISLTTAMALINLQPGGIIVDIDKREKTLTMHILDASSTSKVAEQINQLTRIERRVIRAFENRDVNEQPTKSVPSDNQVSSDKSSERSSR; encoded by the coding sequence ATGAGTAAAGCTCGCGCCAGGGTGGCCGCAAAACGACCACCGCGTATTTCAATCCTGTTGTTCCTGTTCACGCTGATTATTTGGGTCATGCTGTGGGGCGAAGTGACATTTGCCAATGTGCTTTCGGGAATCCTGGTAGCCACGTTGCTCAACCTCGCCATGCCTATCCCGCCAAACAGCGCGCTGGACATCAACTTCGGTGGCATGGTGCGACTGTTCGGTTCCTGGACAATCGACTTTGTGAAGGCCTCAATCAGTGTCTCCTGGCTGGCCATCCGACGAGCTGATCCACCACCGACGGCCATCATCAAGGTCCCTATGCGCACCAATGACGATATTTCGCTCACGACTGCAATGGCACTGATTAACTTGCAGCCGGGCGGAATCATCGTGGACATCGACAAGCGGGAAAAGACGCTGACCATGCACATTCTCGACGCGTCGTCGACGAGCAAGGTAGCCGAGCAAATCAACCAGCTGACTCGAATCGAGCGTCGGGTTATTCGGGCGTTTGAAAACCGCGATGTCAACGAGCAACCGACCAAGTCGGTGCCAAGTGACAACCAGGTGAGCAGTGACAAGAGCAGCGAAAGGAGTAGCCGATGA
- a CDS encoding cation:proton antiporter (subunit G of antiporter complex involved in resistance to high concentrations of Na+, K+, Li+ and/or alkali) has product MILVADIIAITLILTGMLLCVAASVGLIRFRDTISRMHASSKPQTLGLILTLSGSLVHVATHASAHTTTSSDLALLTLIILFALGTSPIVSNRVGHEAFKERLVDEDSVARDDSRE; this is encoded by the coding sequence ATGATTCTCGTGGCAGACATTATCGCCATCACACTGATTCTCACCGGAATGCTACTGTGCGTTGCAGCGTCCGTGGGATTGATACGCTTCCGCGACACCATCAGTCGGATGCACGCATCCTCCAAGCCACAAACACTGGGGCTAATTTTGACGCTGTCGGGCTCGCTTGTACACGTCGCCACGCACGCGTCAGCTCACACAACTACTAGCAGTGACTTGGCTCTGTTGACCCTGATTATCCTGTTTGCTCTGGGTACATCGCCGATTGTTAGTAACCGCGTTGGCCACGAGGCGTTCAAGGAGAGGCTCGTCGACGAGGACAGCGTGGCCCGCGATGACAGCCGGGAATAA
- a CDS encoding glutamate--cysteine ligase produces the protein MTEQFSGSAQPSLGVEWEVAFVDRRTRDTAPAAAEVLDIIDAEHPGHGLQREFLANTVELVTGVHTNVPGAVAELQSQLDMVLEAADRVGVDVWSSGSHPFARGTAQQVSAKGHYSEIINRTQWWGNQMIIWGVHVHVGIKDSERVWPIIQALATKLPHMLALSASSPAWNGEDMGYASNRSLLYQQLPTAGQPPAIYTWPEWESYMHDQSRSGVINHTGSMHLDIRPASKYGTIEIRVADATSNLQELAAIVALTHCLTVYYDRMWEAGEELPSLQSWHIAENKWRAARYGMDALVIVNRDTDERWVRDELRELVVQLAPLADELGCRAELEFVNNIVEMGAAYERQRTVADAAGALPSMATEDDVRANEERIGHTPWRAAVDLAVQELRAGHPIAPADFHEQVSD, from the coding sequence ATGACTGAGCAATTTTCCGGATCGGCGCAGCCATCACTGGGAGTGGAATGGGAAGTGGCGTTCGTTGACCGACGAACGCGCGACACCGCCCCCGCTGCCGCCGAGGTGCTCGACATCATCGATGCGGAGCATCCCGGACATGGGCTCCAGCGAGAGTTCCTCGCCAACACCGTAGAGCTCGTCACCGGTGTGCACACGAACGTGCCCGGTGCCGTAGCGGAGCTCCAAAGCCAGCTGGACATGGTTCTCGAGGCCGCTGATCGCGTTGGGGTGGATGTGTGGTCATCGGGCTCGCATCCGTTCGCCCGCGGTACTGCTCAGCAGGTCAGCGCTAAGGGGCACTACTCCGAAATCATCAACCGCACTCAGTGGTGGGGTAACCAGATGATCATCTGGGGAGTCCACGTCCATGTTGGCATTAAGGACTCCGAACGCGTTTGGCCGATCATTCAGGCCCTGGCAACGAAGCTGCCGCACATGTTGGCGCTGTCTGCCTCCTCACCGGCCTGGAACGGTGAGGACATGGGTTACGCTTCCAACCGAAGCCTGCTCTACCAGCAGCTTCCCACCGCGGGTCAGCCGCCGGCGATTTACACGTGGCCCGAGTGGGAGTCCTACATGCACGACCAGTCCCGCTCCGGCGTCATCAATCACACCGGCTCGATGCACTTGGACATTCGCCCGGCATCAAAGTACGGCACCATTGAGATTCGTGTCGCTGACGCTACCTCTAACCTGCAGGAACTCGCCGCTATCGTGGCATTGACGCACTGCCTGACGGTTTACTACGACCGCATGTGGGAGGCTGGCGAGGAACTACCGTCACTGCAGTCCTGGCACATCGCCGAAAACAAGTGGCGCGCCGCTCGCTACGGGATGGACGCGTTGGTCATCGTCAATCGCGATACCGACGAGCGGTGGGTTCGCGATGAACTCCGTGAGCTTGTGGTTCAGCTCGCCCCGCTTGCCGACGAACTGGGCTGCCGAGCCGAACTGGAATTCGTCAACAACATCGTGGAAATGGGCGCGGCATACGAGCGTCAGCGCACTGTGGCGGATGCGGCCGGGGCGCTGCCTTCCATGGCTACCGAGGACGACGTACGAGCGAACGAAGAGCGCATTGGCCACACCCCGTGGCGGGCCGCTGTGGATCTTGCAGTGCAGGAACTGCGCGCCGGGCATCCGATAGCGCCTGCAGATTTCCACGAGCAGGTGAGCGACTAG
- a CDS encoding cation:proton antiporter: protein MNPEVFNTLLGVAAAGYFIAVMITLGHMIAGPNSLDRLVALESTTAMLQGMLAAFMAWSLDTSVVYPMLIIALLGFLSSLAVAKFRVPDDGKQPAKSSRKGATKATGKVATKKTAQKAAPKATPTTAPKTAKGESK, encoded by the coding sequence ATGAACCCGGAAGTTTTTAACACTCTGCTCGGAGTGGCTGCCGCAGGCTATTTCATTGCGGTGATGATTACCCTCGGGCACATGATTGCCGGTCCAAACTCGCTGGACCGCCTGGTGGCGCTGGAGTCGACGACTGCAATGCTGCAGGGCATGCTCGCTGCGTTCATGGCCTGGAGCTTGGACACTTCGGTGGTCTACCCAATGCTCATCATTGCGCTGCTCGGTTTCCTGTCTTCGCTGGCGGTCGCCAAGTTCCGTGTTCCGGATGACGGAAAGCAGCCCGCAAAGAGCTCCCGGAAGGGTGCGACGAAAGCAACCGGAAAGGTCGCCACAAAGAAAACCGCACAGAAAGCGGCGCCTAAGGCAACACCGACAACGGCTCCGAAAACAGCGAAGGGAGAATCCAAATGA
- a CDS encoding Na+/H+ antiporter subunit D, translating into MMTEQLILALIPLPIIVPAATAAIALLLARFPKAQQAIALFSLGSLLGVASALVYLIYAHGIHTVQVGGWDAPIGITLVADNLAVLMITVSQLVLFAVMWFGIGQGISDGDEDEPISVFVPTYMLLNMGVSMAFLAGDLFNMYVGFEVLLVASYVLLTLGASSSRIRAGVSYVMVNMLSSMVFLLAIGLVYQAVGTVNFAHISLRMEAIPDGTRTAIFAVLLVAFAVKAAVFPLSAWLPDSYPTAPSMVTAVFAGLLTKVGVYAIIRTRSVVFPDGRLDDVLMWAGLATMLMGILGAMAQNDIKRLLSFTLVSHIGYMIFGIAVGNTLGLGGAIFYIVHHILVQTALFLVVGLIERQAGSSSLRSLGGLAKSSPLLALLYLVPALNLGGIPPFSGFLGKVMLIEAGAHNGSATAWILVAGSIITSLLTLYTMILVWSKAFWRDRSDAPEGDTVLAHPATLREKTQMVAISERDDVGRMPLGMVMPTALLVIASVGVTVLAGPLSNVATSAASNVANVDEYRAAVLGIDSADDKGLEQLKNPGRTKSPWESDPVTEHATSTLEGAGESS; encoded by the coding sequence ATGATGACTGAGCAACTAATTCTGGCACTCATTCCGCTGCCTATCATCGTCCCCGCCGCCACCGCCGCAATTGCTCTGCTGCTGGCACGTTTTCCCAAAGCACAGCAGGCGATCGCGCTGTTTTCACTCGGCAGCCTGCTGGGAGTCGCCAGCGCCTTGGTGTACCTGATTTATGCCCACGGCATCCACACGGTCCAGGTTGGCGGCTGGGACGCACCAATCGGCATCACACTCGTGGCCGACAACCTCGCAGTGTTGATGATTACTGTCTCGCAGCTCGTCCTCTTCGCCGTGATGTGGTTCGGCATCGGCCAGGGCATTAGCGATGGCGATGAAGACGAGCCCATCTCCGTCTTCGTTCCGACGTACATGCTGCTCAACATGGGTGTCTCAATGGCCTTCCTGGCTGGCGACCTGTTCAACATGTATGTCGGTTTCGAGGTTCTGCTCGTAGCCTCCTACGTGCTGCTCACCTTGGGGGCATCGTCGTCACGCATTCGCGCAGGCGTGTCGTATGTGATGGTCAACATGCTGTCCTCGATGGTGTTCCTGCTGGCGATTGGCCTGGTTTATCAGGCGGTCGGCACGGTGAACTTCGCGCACATTTCCCTGCGCATGGAAGCCATCCCCGACGGCACCCGCACCGCAATCTTCGCAGTGCTGCTCGTCGCCTTCGCAGTGAAAGCGGCGGTGTTCCCGCTGTCGGCATGGCTGCCGGACTCCTACCCCACCGCACCGTCGATGGTCACCGCGGTCTTCGCGGGTCTGCTGACGAAGGTGGGTGTCTACGCAATCATCCGCACGCGCAGTGTCGTTTTCCCCGACGGCAGGCTTGACGACGTCCTGATGTGGGCCGGCCTGGCGACAATGCTCATGGGCATTCTCGGTGCCATGGCCCAAAATGACATCAAACGTCTCTTGTCATTTACGCTGGTGTCCCATATCGGTTACATGATCTTCGGTATTGCCGTCGGCAATACGCTGGGCCTCGGCGGCGCCATCTTCTACATCGTCCACCACATTCTGGTGCAGACGGCGCTGTTCCTGGTGGTCGGGCTTATCGAACGCCAGGCGGGCTCGTCCTCCCTGCGCAGTCTGGGCGGTCTGGCCAAGTCGTCGCCGCTGCTGGCGCTGCTATACCTGGTCCCCGCGCTCAACCTCGGTGGTATCCCGCCGTTCTCGGGCTTCCTGGGCAAGGTCATGCTGATTGAGGCCGGTGCGCACAACGGATCCGCCACCGCGTGGATCCTGGTTGCGGGATCTATCATCACCAGCCTGCTGACTCTCTACACCATGATTCTCGTCTGGTCGAAGGCATTCTGGCGCGACCGTTCCGATGCCCCCGAGGGCGACACCGTGCTGGCACACCCAGCCACACTTCGGGAAAAAACTCAGATGGTTGCTATCTCAGAGCGTGACGACGTCGGCAGGATGCCACTCGGCATGGTGATGCCGACGGCCCTGCTGGTGATTGCCTCCGTGGGCGTCACTGTTTTGGCCGGTCCACTGTCCAATGTGGCGACCTCAGCGGCAAGCAATGTCGCGAATGTCGATGAGTACCGCGCGGCAGTTCTCGGTATCGACTCGGCCGATGACAAGGGACTGGAGCAGCTGAAGAACCCAGGCCGCACCAAGAGCCCGTGGGAGTCGGACCCGGTGACCGAACATGCCACCAGCACGTTGGAAGGAGCAGGTGAAAGCTCATGA
- a CDS encoding Na(+)/H(+) antiporter subunit C yields MILNFVLLATVGTLIAAGVYLFLDRSLTRMLMGLLLMGNGINLLILLGSGSPGRPPIWDRESLVSDAQADSLPQAFILTAIVISMGMTAFLLALLYRQHRYHIGDHVQDDHEDRNLALRRASDPSAAPDHDKSDDPTTGRPTEAGDNFGPVSFEKPVTPPSNTPGGDDDDD; encoded by the coding sequence GTGATTCTCAATTTTGTTCTGCTGGCTACTGTCGGCACGCTGATCGCCGCCGGGGTGTACCTGTTCCTCGATCGTTCGTTGACCAGGATGCTCATGGGACTGTTGCTGATGGGCAACGGTATCAACCTGCTCATCCTGCTTGGCTCTGGTTCGCCGGGGCGCCCACCGATTTGGGATAGGGAATCGCTAGTCAGCGATGCTCAGGCGGACTCGCTGCCCCAGGCCTTTATCCTCACCGCGATTGTTATCTCTATGGGCATGACCGCCTTCCTGTTGGCTCTGCTCTATCGCCAGCACCGCTACCACATCGGCGATCACGTGCAGGATGACCACGAGGACCGCAACCTGGCACTGCGTCGCGCCAGCGACCCGTCGGCTGCTCCGGATCACGACAAGTCCGACGACCCCACCACCGGTCGTCCCACGGAGGCCGGAGATAACTTCGGTCCGGTCAGTTTCGAAAAGCCCGTGACCCCACCATCAAACACCCCAGGAGGTGACGACGATGATGACTGA